From a region of the Constantimarinum furrinae genome:
- a CDS encoding M3 family metallopeptidase encodes MNNPLLEKFDVAPFSKIKNEHFLPAITELIEQTKSEIDTITKNNEKPSFQNTVEALERTGEQLNIVSGIFFNLNSAETNDEIQKIAQEISPLLTNFQNDLLLNKPLFERVKAVFDNRDSLNLTTEQSMLLEKQYKGFSRNGANLSEKDKETLRTIDADLARLKLTFGENVLAETNNFSLQITDKRDLSGLPESIVEAAAQVAEEKQMEGWVFTLDYPSYVPFVTYADNRELRKKMTLAFGARAFNENKFNNTQNVLEIVNLRHKRAKLLGYSSHAHFVLEERMAESPQKVQAFLKELLEKALPAAKKEFAELQEFARDIDGIETLQKWDGSYYAEKLKQKLFDLDDEKLKPYFKLENVIRGVFTVASKLYGLRFKEVTHIEKYHKDVKTYEVTDNEGNSVSIFYADFHPRPGKRGGAWMTSYKPQQKKNGINERPHVSIVCNFSKPTTTKPSLLTFNEVTTLFHEFGHALHGMLADTTYSGLSGTNVYWDFVELPSQILENWCYETEALEMFATHFETGEVIPMKYLEKIKASATFHEGMKTLRQVSFGMLDMAWHGSDPSEIKDVKAFETKSFKATQLYPDTKETCMSTAFSHIFQGGYSAGYYSYKWAEVLDADAFEYFKEEGIFSKKVAKAFKEFVLSKGGTEDPMELYVKFRGKKPNPDALLKRAGLLTIK; translated from the coding sequence ATGAACAACCCCCTTTTAGAGAAGTTTGATGTTGCCCCATTTTCAAAAATAAAAAATGAACATTTTCTCCCTGCAATAACTGAATTAATTGAGCAGACAAAGTCCGAAATTGATACCATTACAAAAAATAATGAGAAGCCTTCATTTCAGAATACGGTAGAAGCTCTGGAACGAACGGGTGAGCAACTGAACATAGTAAGTGGCATCTTTTTTAACCTGAACAGTGCCGAAACCAATGACGAAATTCAGAAAATTGCTCAGGAGATATCACCACTGCTTACTAACTTTCAAAATGATCTTTTACTGAATAAGCCTCTTTTTGAAAGAGTAAAGGCTGTGTTCGATAATAGAGATAGCCTGAATCTTACAACAGAACAATCCATGCTGCTCGAAAAGCAGTACAAAGGATTTTCCCGTAACGGCGCCAATCTTTCTGAAAAAGATAAAGAAACTCTTCGAACGATAGACGCGGATCTCGCCAGACTGAAACTTACTTTTGGTGAAAATGTTTTGGCCGAAACTAATAATTTCAGCCTTCAAATTACCGATAAACGGGATCTTTCCGGGCTACCCGAAAGCATTGTAGAAGCAGCTGCGCAGGTCGCCGAAGAAAAACAAATGGAAGGCTGGGTATTCACATTAGACTACCCCAGTTATGTCCCGTTTGTAACATATGCTGATAACAGGGAACTACGCAAAAAAATGACATTGGCTTTTGGTGCACGAGCATTCAATGAGAACAAATTTAACAACACTCAAAATGTTTTGGAGATTGTAAATCTAAGACATAAGCGCGCTAAGCTTTTAGGGTACTCCTCACATGCTCATTTTGTATTGGAAGAGCGCATGGCCGAATCGCCTCAAAAGGTCCAGGCTTTTTTGAAAGAGCTCTTAGAAAAAGCATTACCGGCTGCCAAAAAGGAATTTGCCGAATTGCAGGAATTTGCCCGCGATATCGACGGAATAGAGACGCTCCAAAAGTGGGATGGTTCTTATTATGCTGAAAAATTAAAGCAAAAACTGTTTGATCTGGATGACGAAAAGTTGAAGCCTTATTTTAAGCTTGAAAATGTGATTCGGGGAGTATTTACGGTGGCTTCAAAATTATACGGACTACGTTTTAAAGAAGTGACACATATAGAGAAATATCATAAGGATGTTAAGACATACGAAGTCACAGACAATGAAGGTAATTCGGTTTCCATATTCTATGCCGATTTCCATCCGCGTCCCGGAAAACGAGGAGGTGCCTGGATGACCAGCTATAAACCCCAACAGAAAAAGAATGGCATCAACGAGCGTCCTCATGTTTCGATCGTGTGCAACTTTTCGAAACCTACTACCACGAAACCATCCCTTCTAACCTTTAATGAAGTAACGACTTTGTTTCATGAGTTTGGTCATGCTTTACATGGAATGCTTGCAGATACTACTTATTCGGGTCTTTCGGGAACTAATGTGTACTGGGACTTTGTTGAGTTACCGAGTCAGATTCTGGAAAACTGGTGTTACGAAACGGAGGCTCTGGAAATGTTTGCCACACATTTTGAAACCGGGGAGGTAATTCCGATGAAGTACTTAGAAAAGATCAAGGCATCGGCCACATTCCATGAGGGAATGAAGACCCTACGGCAGGTAAGTTTCGGTATGTTGGATATGGCGTGGCACGGATCGGATCCATCCGAAATAAAAGACGTAAAAGCTTTCGAAACAAAGTCGTTCAAGGCAACTCAATTGTATCCGGATACCAAAGAAACCTGTATGAGCACGGCTTTTTCTCATATCTTTCAGGGAGGTTATTCGGCAGGCTATTACAGTTACAAATGGGCAGAAGTACTGGATGCAGATGCTTTTGAATATTTCAAGGAAGAAGGTATATTCAGCAAAAAAGTGGCAAAAGCTTTTAAAGAGTTTGTATTATCGAAAGGAGGAACGGAGGATCCCATGGAGCTTTATGTGAAATTCCGAGGCAAAAAACCGAATCCCGATGCTTTGTTAAAACGCGCCGGACTTCTAACAATTAAATAA
- a CDS encoding DUF4136 domain-containing protein has protein sequence MKSVILVLVCIFLTACGAAVNVDYDNKTNFSQYTTYNFYPDIDSGLNELDDKRIMQAVDSLFAQRGFQKSDSPQFLVNFFAREVISNSRNTIGIGIGSGGGNVGVGVSGGIPIGGRVIDQTLTVDFVDAANDALFWQAIAEGDYKEKATPDQKASFYYAILEKIFKKYPPQSK, from the coding sequence ATGAAATCCGTCATCCTTGTACTCGTCTGTATCTTTCTCACCGCCTGCGGTGCTGCAGTGAATGTCGATTATGACAACAAAACAAATTTTTCCCAATACACTACTTATAATTTTTACCCTGATATAGATTCCGGACTCAACGAACTGGATGATAAACGTATTATGCAGGCCGTGGACAGTTTGTTTGCGCAACGCGGATTTCAAAAAAGTGACTCCCCGCAATTCTTAGTAAATTTCTTTGCCAGAGAGGTCATATCTAATTCTCGAAATACCATCGGTATTGGCATAGGCAGCGGAGGGGGCAATGTGGGAGTAGGAGTGAGTGGCGGAATTCCCATTGGGGGCAGAGTCATAGATCAGACACTAACAGTCGATTTCGTGGATGCTGCGAATGATGCGTTGTTCTGGCAGGCAATAGCCGAAGGAGATTATAAGGAAAAAGCAACCCCCGATCAGAAGGCTTCCTTTTACTATGCCATCCTTGAGAAGATTTTCAAAAAATACCCACCACAATCCAAATAA
- the radC gene encoding RadC family protein, whose protein sequence is MGSNKTDFSIKHWSENDRPREKLLQKGASVLSNAELIAILIGSGSRNESAVSLSKRILASAKNNLIELGKLEIDALMNFKGIGEAKAISIVAAMELGRRRRNGTQLKKEKITSSVSVFELMHPHIGELPHEEFWIVYVNNSNKVLQTSQLSKGGITGTLVDVRLVFKTALRLGAVAIILVHNHPSGTLKPSEADRTLTQKLKKAGESLDIKVLDHLIITEKSYFSFADENLL, encoded by the coding sequence ATGGGAAGTAATAAAACCGATTTTTCAATAAAGCACTGGAGCGAAAACGACAGACCTCGCGAAAAACTCTTACAAAAGGGAGCATCTGTTCTAAGTAATGCCGAATTGATCGCCATTCTAATTGGCTCTGGCAGTCGGAATGAAAGTGCTGTTTCCCTCAGTAAAAGGATTCTCGCATCGGCTAAAAACAACTTAATAGAGCTGGGAAAGCTTGAAATAGATGCCTTAATGAACTTTAAGGGTATTGGAGAAGCAAAAGCGATTAGCATTGTCGCAGCAATGGAATTAGGGCGTAGGCGAAGAAATGGGACACAGCTAAAAAAGGAAAAGATTACCTCAAGTGTTTCAGTTTTTGAATTAATGCACCCTCATATAGGAGAGCTTCCTCATGAAGAATTCTGGATCGTTTATGTTAATAATTCTAATAAAGTACTTCAAACTAGTCAACTTAGTAAAGGAGGTATAACCGGTACATTGGTAGATGTAAGGTTGGTGTTTAAAACCGCCCTCAGACTGGGTGCGGTAGCTATTATTTTGGTCCATAACCACCCTTCAGGAACACTAAAACCGAGTGAAGCAGATCGAACCCTCACACAAAAGCTGAAAAAAGCTGGAGAAAGTCTGGATATAAAAGTTTTGGATCATCTTATCATTACCGAAAAATCGTACTTTAGCTTTGCAGACGAAAATCTTCTATAA
- a CDS encoding DUF7033 domain-containing protein, with the protein MLLVYLEKSAPRITYIFKHICWRILAIEVEFTSVIEEFISHPGPKCSYGKKPLGNELFFQSHGLLTQQGIESVEISIKAWDNTIGFFPVSEKSALPFDIFSAGFYLLSRYEEYLPHVKDDQGRFPASESLGFQNEFLQQPVIDIWAYKLKELLKFHFPEIAFPKKKATIHTIVEARKPYAYLQRGLFRSAIGYFTDLFKLQFKKIGDRTSVITGIKKDPNDSFEWFLDLAKGNRQKLSVFFMLGEALTFEESFNTHREQFKMLVKYVGDYANVGLIFSDQALSDYELLKSEKRRMEDITNRALENSMNARLLVNLPEIYRNLVELEIREDFTLFYEDTLGFRAGTCTPFLFYDLDFEIKTPLIVHPVAVSTSVFKNKYVSDIEKKLSAIQNEVADVNGTYSMVFSNTDFYPSKVNEIWIRTFSEMMQRNE; encoded by the coding sequence ATGCTTTTAGTCTATCTAGAGAAATCCGCGCCGCGAATCACATATATCTTTAAACATATATGTTGGCGTATTCTTGCGATAGAAGTGGAATTTACTTCCGTTATAGAAGAATTTATTTCCCACCCGGGTCCAAAGTGCTCCTATGGCAAAAAACCGCTTGGGAACGAACTGTTTTTTCAAAGTCACGGATTGCTAACTCAGCAAGGAATAGAAAGTGTAGAGATCTCAATAAAAGCTTGGGATAATACCATTGGCTTCTTTCCAGTTAGCGAGAAAAGTGCACTTCCGTTCGACATCTTTTCGGCTGGATTCTACCTGCTTAGCCGCTATGAAGAATACCTACCCCATGTTAAAGACGATCAAGGGAGGTTTCCGGCCAGTGAAAGTCTGGGGTTTCAGAATGAGTTTTTACAACAGCCTGTGATAGATATCTGGGCCTATAAACTAAAAGAACTTTTAAAATTTCATTTTCCGGAAATAGCATTTCCGAAGAAAAAGGCGACCATTCACACCATAGTAGAAGCGCGTAAACCTTATGCCTATCTGCAACGCGGATTATTCAGATCGGCTATTGGGTATTTTACCGATCTTTTTAAACTACAATTCAAAAAAATAGGTGATCGTACCTCGGTGATAACAGGTATTAAAAAAGATCCCAACGATTCATTTGAGTGGTTTTTAGACCTTGCAAAAGGAAACAGACAAAAGCTATCGGTATTTTTTATGCTGGGAGAAGCGTTGACTTTTGAAGAGAGTTTTAATACGCATAGAGAACAATTTAAAATGCTCGTAAAATATGTTGGCGATTATGCTAATGTCGGCCTTATTTTTTCCGACCAGGCACTTTCAGATTATGAACTGTTGAAAAGTGAAAAACGACGCATGGAAGACATTACCAACCGTGCGTTGGAAAACTCAATGAATGCGCGGTTATTAGTGAATCTTCCCGAGATATATCGAAATCTGGTGGAACTTGAAATTAGGGAAGATTTTACGCTCTTCTACGAGGATACACTCGGTTTCAGAGCGGGTACCTGTACACCTTTTTTATTCTACGATCTGGATTTTGAAATTAAAACTCCGCTAATTGTTCATCCTGTTGCAGTAAGTACTTCAGTATTTAAGAATAAATATGTGTCCGATATCGAAAAAAAACTCAGTGCAATTCAGAATGAAGTGGCTGATGTAAATGGTACCTATTCCATGGTCTTTAGCAATACCGATTTTTATCCGTCAAAGGTCAACGAGATCTGGATTCGTACATTTTCTGAAATGATGCAACGCAATGAATAA
- a CDS encoding FMN-binding negative transcriptional regulator, protein MYPPPYHQTRDIDKMIAVIKKFPLGMLVTANNSQSFITHIPFIYHSETEKLVAHIDKANPQVATLKDGAEVTVVFKGPDTYISPAVYTTRQLPTWNYIIVHITGTIRLINDAEAAKDTMITMTEFLEGSSPGFILKKENEAMNRFVNYIQAFEISVTNWEGKFKLSQDKIEQDQLNAKHALIENTHSSLHSFIEKIYS, encoded by the coding sequence ATGTATCCTCCACCCTATCATCAAACTAGAGACATCGATAAGATGATCGCCGTGATCAAAAAATTTCCGTTGGGAATGCTTGTAACGGCCAACAACTCTCAATCCTTTATAACCCACATCCCATTTATTTATCATTCTGAAACAGAAAAACTTGTTGCTCATATCGATAAAGCAAATCCTCAAGTGGCTACATTAAAAGATGGTGCTGAAGTAACTGTGGTCTTTAAAGGGCCGGATACCTATATCTCGCCAGCGGTGTATACTACCAGACAGTTACCTACGTGGAACTATATCATTGTTCATATTACGGGAACAATTCGATTAATTAATGATGCGGAAGCTGCAAAAGACACCATGATCACCATGACCGAATTTCTTGAAGGTTCGAGTCCCGGTTTTATACTGAAAAAAGAGAACGAGGCCATGAATCGCTTTGTAAATTATATACAGGCGTTTGAAATCTCTGTCACGAACTGGGAAGGGAAATTTAAGTTATCTCAGGATAAGATTGAACAGGATCAATTAAATGCAAAGCACGCACTTATTGAAAATACACATTCATCATTACATTCCTTTATCGAAAAGATTTATTCGTAG
- a CDS encoding DUF1569 domain-containing protein, protein MKSLLEPEAHSEIKKRLQNLSENTERKWGKMTAAQMAKHCQGPLEIMLGHDNFDLKPNWFAKVFFKGAMYSDKLWRKNLPTIPRFKITEEHDLTTEKTKLESLLDELGTQLNKEGWGTHPAFGKFTDEQWGKMQYKHLDHHFRQFGI, encoded by the coding sequence ATGAAATCTCTTTTAGAACCTGAAGCGCATTCAGAAATTAAGAAACGGCTTCAAAACCTTTCAGAAAATACAGAACGAAAATGGGGGAAAATGACTGCTGCACAAATGGCCAAACATTGCCAGGGCCCCTTAGAAATTATGTTGGGACACGATAATTTCGATCTAAAACCGAATTGGTTTGCTAAGGTCTTTTTTAAAGGCGCCATGTACAGTGATAAGTTGTGGCGAAAGAACTTACCCACCATACCGCGGTTTAAGATCACCGAAGAGCATGACTTAACAACAGAAAAAACCAAACTAGAGTCCTTATTGGATGAATTGGGAACTCAATTAAATAAGGAAGGCTGGGGGACGCATCCGGCTTTTGGAAAATTTACAGATGAGCAGTGGGGAAAAATGCAGTATAAGCATCTGGATCATCATTTTAGGCAGTTTGGAATATAA
- a CDS encoding 5-(carboxyamino)imidazole ribonucleotide synthase, protein MANYFSSNFTLGILGGGQLGKMLLYDTRKFDIRTHVVDPSAEAPSRLACDYFEQGDLMDFNTVYSFGKQVDILTFEIENVNVDALEKLELEGKKVYPSSETLRNIQDKGRQKSFYKANRIPTSPFIVFENKNKLNEAIVRKELHYPFVWKSCTGGYDGKGVSIIRDAEDIIPLADTACIAEKLIPFKNELAVIVARNVSGEVTTYPVVEMEFHPEANQVEYVICPARIDDTVAAKARDIATRVSEAFKHVGLLAVELFQTEDDEILVNEVAPRPHNSGHYSIEASFTNQFEQHIRAILDLPLGNTDSKVGGIMVNLVGAQGHTGNVHYENIDKILAMEGVTPHIYGKKQTRPFRKMGHVTIVHKDLNEARRIAEQVKKTIKVISK, encoded by the coding sequence ATGGCTAATTATTTTTCTTCAAATTTCACTCTGGGAATACTTGGCGGGGGTCAATTAGGCAAAATGTTATTGTATGATACCCGCAAGTTCGACATTAGAACCCATGTTGTGGATCCAAGTGCGGAAGCACCGTCCCGACTGGCCTGCGACTATTTTGAACAGGGTGATCTTATGGATTTTAACACGGTGTATTCCTTCGGAAAACAGGTAGATATACTCACCTTCGAGATAGAAAATGTAAATGTGGATGCCTTGGAAAAACTCGAATTGGAGGGAAAAAAAGTATATCCATCTTCCGAAACCCTGCGAAACATTCAAGATAAGGGCAGACAAAAGTCATTTTACAAGGCGAACCGAATCCCAACTTCTCCCTTTATAGTTTTCGAAAACAAAAACAAGCTTAATGAAGCGATTGTTCGAAAAGAGCTGCACTACCCCTTTGTTTGGAAAAGCTGTACTGGAGGCTATGACGGTAAGGGTGTAAGTATTATTAGAGATGCCGAAGATATTATTCCACTGGCAGATACGGCCTGTATTGCCGAGAAGCTTATTCCGTTTAAGAATGAGCTTGCCGTGATCGTTGCTCGAAATGTGAGTGGAGAGGTAACTACCTATCCAGTAGTGGAAATGGAATTTCACCCTGAGGCCAATCAGGTAGAATACGTGATCTGCCCGGCACGAATTGATGATACGGTAGCTGCCAAGGCACGTGATATTGCGACTAGAGTTTCAGAAGCTTTTAAACATGTGGGATTACTTGCGGTAGAGCTATTTCAAACCGAGGATGATGAGATCCTTGTAAATGAAGTTGCCCCCAGGCCTCATAACAGCGGCCATTACAGTATAGAGGCCAGTTTTACCAATCAATTTGAACAACACATAAGAGCTATATTGGATCTACCTCTGGGAAATACAGACAGCAAGGTGGGTGGAATTATGGTGAATCTGGTAGGTGCTCAAGGGCATACCGGAAATGTTCATTATGAAAATATTGACAAGATTCTTGCTATGGAGGGAGTTACTCCCCATATCTATGGAAAAAAGCAAACCCGTCCTTTCCGAAAGATGGGTCATGTGACCATAGTTCACAAAGATTTGAATGAAGCAAGAAGGATCGCCGAACAGGTCAAGAAAACGATTAAAGTGATAAGCAAATAA
- the purE gene encoding 5-(carboxyamino)imidazole ribonucleotide mutase: MSKVAVIMGSTSDLPVMQEAVDILKGFDIEVELDIVSAHRTPDKLFDYGKNAHTRGISVIIAGAGGAAHLPGMIASLSPLPVIGVPVKSSNSIDGWDSVLSILQMPGGVPVATVALNGAKNAGILAAQIIGSSDKCVLDKIVAYKEGLKMKVESGARELKNK; the protein is encoded by the coding sequence ATGAGCAAAGTAGCAGTAATTATGGGAAGCACCAGCGATCTGCCGGTCATGCAGGAAGCCGTTGATATTCTAAAGGGTTTCGACATTGAAGTGGAGTTGGATATTGTTTCGGCTCACCGCACACCCGATAAACTTTTCGATTATGGAAAAAATGCCCATACCCGCGGGATCTCAGTGATCATTGCCGGGGCAGGAGGGGCCGCGCACCTTCCCGGAATGATCGCCTCCTTATCTCCGTTACCCGTAATTGGGGTACCTGTAAAATCTAGTAATTCGATCGATGGATGGGATTCTGTACTTTCTATACTTCAGATGCCCGGCGGTGTTCCAGTTGCAACCGTTGCGCTTAACGGCGCCAAGAATGCCGGTATCCTTGCGGCTCAAATAATTGGCAGTTCAGACAAATGTGTATTGGATAAGATCGTTGCCTATAAAGAAGGATTAAAAATGAAAGTGGAGTCCGGCGCGAGAGAATTGAAAAATAAATAG
- the obgE gene encoding GTPase ObgE has translation MTEGNFVDYVKIHVSSGKGGKGSAHLRREKYIPKGGPDGGDGGRGGHIILKANSNLWTLYHLKFKRHFKAGHGGAGGKQTSTGADGEDVYIEVPLGTVIRDSKTKNIIVELTEDGEEHIIAKGGKGGLGNDHFKSATRQTPRYAQPGLDGEEVDITLELKILADVGLVGFPNAGKSTLLSVITAAKPKIADYEFTTLKPNLGIVKYRDYQTFVMADIPGIIEGAAEGKGLGHYFLRHIERNSTLLFLIPADAPDIRKQYDILLDELRRYNPEMLDKDRLVAISKSDMLDAELKAEMKAQLDKEFKGIPYLFFSSVAQQGLMELKDTLWAMLNDQKE, from the coding sequence ATGACAGAAGGAAATTTTGTAGACTACGTTAAGATCCATGTGTCCTCCGGAAAAGGAGGCAAGGGGAGTGCACACCTTAGACGGGAAAAATACATTCCCAAAGGTGGTCCCGATGGTGGTGATGGGGGTCGTGGAGGTCATATTATTCTCAAGGCGAACAGCAACCTTTGGACCTTGTACCATCTTAAATTTAAACGACACTTTAAGGCCGGACACGGAGGTGCAGGAGGAAAACAAACCAGTACCGGTGCCGATGGGGAGGATGTTTATATTGAAGTTCCCTTAGGGACAGTGATACGTGACAGTAAAACAAAAAACATCATAGTCGAATTGACCGAAGACGGTGAAGAACATATCATCGCCAAAGGAGGTAAGGGTGGTTTAGGGAATGATCACTTTAAAAGTGCTACCCGACAAACCCCGCGCTACGCACAACCGGGGCTGGATGGGGAAGAGGTTGACATCACCCTCGAATTAAAAATACTGGCCGATGTGGGTCTGGTTGGATTTCCCAATGCCGGAAAATCTACACTATTGTCTGTGATCACAGCCGCAAAACCCAAAATTGCCGACTACGAATTCACTACCTTAAAACCCAACCTGGGGATCGTAAAATACCGGGACTACCAAACCTTTGTTATGGCCGATATCCCCGGGATCATTGAAGGAGCTGCCGAAGGTAAGGGACTGGGGCACTATTTTTTACGACATATAGAACGAAACTCAACTCTGCTGTTTCTAATACCGGCCGATGCTCCCGACATAAGAAAGCAATACGACATTCTCTTGGACGAGCTTCGCCGTTACAACCCCGAAATGCTGGATAAGGACCGCCTGGTGGCCATCTCCAAAAGTGATATGCTCGATGCCGAACTGAAGGCCGAAATGAAAGCACAACTCGATAAAGAGTTTAAAGGAATTCCGTATCTATTCTTCTCATCGGTGGCACAACAAGGTTTAATGGAGCTTAAGGACACGCTTTGGGCGATGCTGAACGACCAAAAGGAATAA
- a CDS encoding UDP-N-acetylmuramate--L-alanine ligase, giving the protein MRVHFIAIGGSAMHNLALALHKKGDIVTGSDDEIFDPSKSRLKAKNLLPETYGWFPEKITPQLDAVILGMHAKADNPELLKAKELNLKIYSYPEFLFEQSKNKTRVVIGGSHGKTTITSMILHVMHYHEKEVDYMVGAQLEGFDTMVHLTPDNDFIVLEGDEYLSSPIDRRPKFHLYKPNIALLSGIAWDHINVFPTFDNYVEQFRIFLTEIVNGGAIIYNSEDEIVKQIVEQSTNQIKKYPYQTPHYVVENGETLLDTPEGSMPIEVFGKHNLNNLEGARWVCQLMGVDATHFYDAIATFTGASKRLEKIAETPNTIAYKDFAHSPSKVKATTQAVKNQYPDSKLIACLELHTYSSLNPEFIKEYNGALDAADVAVVFYSPHAVMIKQLEEIKAEQIETAFQRKDLTVFTNPADFKTYLYTHDYDNTTLLLMSSGNYGGLDFDEVKEFIRR; this is encoded by the coding sequence ATGCGCGTACATTTTATTGCCATTGGCGGTAGTGCAATGCACAATCTTGCGTTAGCCCTACATAAAAAAGGAGATATCGTAACCGGAAGTGATGATGAGATATTCGATCCTTCAAAAAGCCGTCTAAAAGCCAAAAATTTACTCCCCGAAACCTATGGTTGGTTTCCAGAAAAGATCACACCGCAACTTGATGCCGTTATCCTGGGAATGCACGCCAAAGCCGATAATCCCGAACTGCTTAAAGCCAAAGAGCTCAACCTCAAGATCTATAGTTATCCCGAATTCCTTTTCGAGCAGTCGAAAAATAAAACCAGGGTCGTTATAGGTGGGTCACACGGGAAAACCACCATCACTTCCATGATACTTCACGTGATGCATTATCACGAGAAGGAGGTAGACTATATGGTTGGCGCCCAACTTGAAGGTTTCGATACCATGGTTCATCTTACTCCCGATAATGATTTTATTGTATTGGAAGGGGACGAATACCTGTCGTCACCCATAGACCGCAGACCCAAATTCCACTTGTATAAGCCCAACATCGCACTGCTTAGCGGTATCGCCTGGGATCACATAAACGTTTTTCCTACGTTCGACAATTATGTAGAACAGTTCCGCATTTTTCTCACTGAGATCGTCAACGGAGGTGCAATAATCTACAACAGCGAGGATGAGATAGTAAAACAGATCGTAGAGCAGTCTACAAATCAGATAAAAAAATATCCTTATCAGACGCCTCACTATGTAGTCGAAAACGGTGAAACCCTTCTCGACACTCCCGAAGGCTCCATGCCTATCGAAGTTTTTGGAAAACACAACCTCAACAACCTCGAAGGTGCCCGTTGGGTGTGTCAGTTAATGGGGGTAGATGCTACCCACTTCTACGACGCGATCGCGACATTCACGGGAGCTAGTAAGCGCCTGGAGAAAATTGCTGAAACACCAAACACAATAGCCTATAAGGATTTCGCTCATTCTCCCAGCAAGGTAAAAGCAACAACTCAGGCGGTAAAGAATCAATATCCCGATAGTAAGCTCATCGCCTGCCTCGAATTACATACCTACAGCAGTCTCAACCCCGAATTCATAAAAGAGTATAACGGAGCTCTGGATGCTGCAGATGTTGCCGTGGTTTTTTATTCTCCCCATGCCGTAATGATAAAACAACTGGAAGAAATAAAAGCCGAACAAATAGAAACTGCATTTCAGCGAAAGGATCTCACGGTTTTTACGAATCCTGCCGACTTTAAAACCTATTTATACACACATGATTATGACAATACGACCTTGTTATTAATGAGCAGTGGAAATTACGGTGGTCTCGATTTTGACGAGGTGAAGGAATTTATACGTCGATAG
- a CDS encoding tetratricopeptide repeat protein, translating to MRKLLFLFLFGPFLLVAQNTFDRGEAYFKAERFNDAKPMFEYYLKEHPNHLKTTEYLGDIAGHKKDWDTAMEYYKTLVDSDENNANYHFKYGGAMGMKALEISKLRAVTYIGDIKYHFEKAAKLDPNHIEVRWALVEFYIQLPGIIGGSERKALDYANELSKISPVDGYLAKGYIAEYNDRSNDAERYYRQAINVGGSPHTYDKLSNLYEKNNQPQKAINTNAQSLKVHKRNQLNYQIGKISAQYDLDAQLGIDCLQTYIKNHSAKDGVPKDWAYFRLAQIYKNLGNKQEALSWINKALSSRPSFEEAKKEKKIIEAL from the coding sequence ATGAGAAAACTACTTTTTCTATTTCTGTTTGGTCCATTCCTGCTCGTTGCTCAAAATACATTCGATAGGGGCGAAGCCTATTTTAAAGCAGAACGGTTCAATGATGCCAAGCCCATGTTTGAGTATTATCTGAAAGAACATCCCAACCACCTTAAAACCACCGAATATCTTGGAGATATCGCCGGACATAAGAAAGACTGGGATACGGCTATGGAATATTATAAAACGCTGGTGGATAGCGACGAAAATAATGCCAATTATCATTTTAAATATGGCGGTGCAATGGGTATGAAGGCACTCGAAATAAGTAAACTAAGAGCCGTCACCTATATTGGGGATATCAAATATCATTTCGAAAAAGCGGCCAAACTTGACCCTAACCATATCGAAGTGCGATGGGCATTGGTCGAATTCTACATTCAGCTGCCCGGGATCATAGGTGGTAGCGAGCGCAAGGCACTGGATTATGCCAACGAATTGTCTAAGATCTCGCCCGTCGATGGATATTTGGCTAAAGGCTATATCGCCGAATACAACGACCGTTCAAACGACGCCGAACGTTATTATAGACAGGCTATAAACGTGGGAGGTTCTCCACATACCTACGACAAACTTTCAAATTTGTACGAGAAAAATAATCAGCCGCAGAAAGCGATCAACACCAACGCCCAATCGCTTAAGGTCCATAAGCGCAATCAGCTTAACTACCAAATAGGGAAGATATCGGCTCAATACGATCTCGACGCACAATTAGGGATCGATTGTCTGCAAACTTATATTAAAAATCACTCCGCAAAAGATGGTGTGCCTAAAGACTGGGCCTATTTTCGTCTTGCACAGATCTACAAGAATCTGGGAAATAAACAGGAGGCCCTTAGCTGGATCAATAAGGCACTTTCCAGCCGCCCTTCCTTTGAAGAAGCGAAGAAGGAAAAGAAGATCATCGAAGCGCTCTAA